From Kineosporia succinea, the proteins below share one genomic window:
- the fusA gene encoding elongation factor G — protein MAQDVLTDLNKVRNIGIMAHIDAGKTTTTERILFYTGINYKIGEVHDGAATMDWMEQEQERGITITSAATTCFWEGNQINLIDTPGHVDFTVEVERNLRVLDGAVAVFDGKEGVEPQSETVWRQADKYDVPRICFVNKMDKLGADFYFTVQTIIDRLGAKPLVVQLPIGAESDFTGVIDLIYMRALTWRGDTGKGEAYEIEEIPADLQEKAEEWRQKLLETVAESDEALLEKFFSGEELTPEEIKGAIRKLTISSQVNPILCGSAFKNKGVQPMLDAVIDYLPTPLDVPDVEGHAPNDEEAVITRAANNEAPFSALAFKIASHPFFGKLTYIRVYSGKVASGAQLVNSTKGKKERIGKIFQMHSNKENPVEEAAAGHIYAVIGLKDTTTGETLSDPANPIVLESMTFPEPVISVAIEPKTKGDQEKLGTAIQKLAEEDPTFQVRQDEETGQTIIAGMGELHLDILVDRMRREFKVEANVGKPQVAYRETIRKAVVKLDYTHKKQTGGSGQYAKVQVTIEPLDTSEGVFYEFENKVTGGRVPREYIPSVDAGIQDAMQFGILAGYPLVGIKAILLDGAAHDVDSSEMAFKVAGSMVLKEAARKASPVLLEPMMAVEVRTPLEYMGDVIGDLNSRRGQIQAMEDVSGAKVVKAAVPLSEMFGYVGDLRSKTQGRAVYTMQFDSYAEVPKNVAEEIIKKVRGE, from the coding sequence GTGGCACAAGACGTGCTGACGGACCTGAACAAGGTTCGCAACATCGGCATCATGGCTCACATCGACGCCGGCAAGACCACCACCACTGAGCGGATCCTGTTCTACACCGGGATCAACTACAAGATCGGTGAGGTCCACGACGGCGCGGCCACGATGGACTGGATGGAGCAGGAGCAGGAGCGGGGTATCACCATCACCTCCGCCGCCACCACCTGCTTCTGGGAAGGCAACCAGATCAACCTGATCGACACCCCCGGGCACGTCGACTTCACCGTCGAGGTCGAGCGCAACCTGCGCGTCCTCGACGGCGCGGTTGCCGTGTTCGACGGCAAGGAGGGTGTCGAGCCGCAGTCCGAGACGGTCTGGCGGCAGGCTGACAAGTACGACGTCCCGCGTATCTGCTTCGTCAACAAGATGGACAAGCTGGGCGCGGACTTCTACTTCACGGTTCAGACGATCATCGACCGTCTGGGTGCCAAGCCTCTGGTCGTCCAGCTCCCGATCGGTGCTGAGTCGGACTTCACCGGCGTCATCGACCTGATCTACATGCGTGCACTCACGTGGCGGGGCGACACCGGCAAGGGCGAGGCGTACGAGATCGAGGAGATCCCGGCCGACCTCCAGGAGAAGGCCGAGGAGTGGCGTCAGAAGCTCCTCGAGACCGTCGCCGAGTCGGACGAGGCGCTGCTCGAGAAGTTCTTCAGCGGTGAGGAGCTCACGCCCGAGGAGATCAAGGGCGCGATCCGCAAGCTGACGATCTCGAGCCAGGTCAACCCGATCCTGTGCGGCTCGGCGTTCAAGAACAAGGGCGTCCAGCCCATGCTCGACGCCGTGATCGACTACCTGCCGACCCCGCTGGACGTCCCCGACGTCGAGGGCCACGCGCCCAACGACGAAGAGGCCGTCATCACGCGTGCGGCCAACAACGAGGCGCCGTTCTCCGCGCTTGCCTTCAAGATCGCCTCGCACCCGTTCTTCGGGAAGCTCACCTACATCCGGGTCTACTCCGGCAAGGTGGCCAGCGGCGCTCAGCTGGTGAACTCCACCAAGGGCAAGAAGGAGCGCATCGGGAAGATCTTCCAGATGCACTCCAACAAGGAGAACCCGGTCGAAGAGGCTGCTGCCGGCCACATCTACGCGGTCATCGGCCTCAAGGACACGACCACGGGCGAGACCCTGTCCGACCCGGCGAACCCCATCGTCCTCGAGTCGATGACGTTCCCGGAGCCGGTCATCTCGGTCGCGATCGAGCCGAAGACCAAGGGTGACCAGGAGAAGCTGGGCACCGCGATCCAGAAGCTCGCCGAGGAGGACCCGACGTTCCAGGTCCGCCAGGACGAGGAGACGGGTCAGACGATCATCGCCGGCATGGGCGAGCTCCACCTGGACATCCTGGTGGACCGCATGCGCCGCGAGTTCAAGGTCGAGGCGAACGTCGGTAAGCCGCAGGTCGCCTACCGCGAGACCATCCGCAAGGCGGTCGTCAAGCTCGACTACACCCACAAGAAGCAGACGGGTGGATCGGGTCAGTACGCCAAGGTGCAGGTGACCATCGAGCCGCTGGACACGTCGGAAGGCGTGTTCTACGAGTTCGAGAACAAGGTCACCGGTGGTCGCGTGCCGCGCGAGTACATCCCGAGCGTCGACGCCGGTATCCAGGACGCCATGCAGTTCGGCATCCTGGCGGGCTACCCGCTCGTGGGCATCAAGGCCATCCTCCTGGACGGTGCGGCGCACGACGTCGACTCGTCCGAGATGGCGTTCAAGGTCGCCGGCTCGATGGTGCTGAAGGAGGCTGCCCGCAAGGCCAGCCCCGTGCTCCTCGAGCCGATGATGGCCGTCGAGGTCCGCACGCCCCTGGAGTACATGGGCGATGTGATCGGCGACCTGAACTCCCGCCGTGGCCAGATCCAGGCCATGGAGGACGTCAGCGGTGCCAAGGTCGTCAAGGCCGCGGTTCCGCTGTCGGAGATGTTCGGTTACGTCGGTGACCTGCGCAGCAAGACGCAGGGGCGCGCCGTCTACACCATGCAGTTCGACTCTTACGCAGAGGTTCCCAAGAACGTTGCGGAAGAGATCATCAAGAAGGTTCGCGGCGAGTAA
- the tuf gene encoding elongation factor Tu, whose amino-acid sequence MAKAKFERTKPHVNIGTIGHIDHGKTTLTAAISKTLHTKWPELNPDTQAFDQIDKAPEERQRGITISIAHIEYQTEARHYAHVDCPGHADYIKNMITGAAQMDGAILVVAATDGPMPQTREHVLLARQVGVPYIVVALNKSDMVDDEEIMELVELEVRELLSAYEFPGDDLPIVRVSALKALEGDAEWQGKLLELMAAVDESIPEPVRDTEKPFLMPIEDVFTITGRGTVVTGKVERGVLKTNETVEIVGIKEKSTTTTVTAIEMFRKTLDEAMAGENCGLLLRGIKREDVERGQVVVKPGSITPHTEFEANVYILSKDEGGRHTPFYDSYRPQFYFRTTDVTGVVKLPEGTEMVMPGDNTEMSVSLIQPIAMEDGLLFAIREGGRTVGSGRVTKILK is encoded by the coding sequence GTGGCGAAGGCGAAGTTCGAGCGGACTAAGCCGCACGTCAACATCGGTACCATTGGTCACATTGACCACGGTAAGACGACGCTGACGGCTGCGATCAGTAAGACGCTGCACACGAAGTGGCCGGAGCTCAACCCGGACACGCAGGCGTTCGACCAGATCGACAAGGCGCCGGAAGAGCGCCAGCGCGGTATCACGATCTCGATCGCGCACATCGAGTACCAGACCGAGGCGCGTCACTACGCCCACGTCGACTGCCCGGGTCACGCCGACTACATCAAGAACATGATCACGGGTGCGGCCCAGATGGACGGTGCCATCCTCGTGGTGGCGGCGACCGACGGCCCGATGCCCCAGACCCGTGAGCACGTGCTGCTCGCGCGTCAGGTCGGCGTGCCGTACATCGTCGTGGCTCTGAACAAGTCCGACATGGTGGACGACGAAGAGATCATGGAGCTCGTCGAGCTCGAGGTCCGTGAGCTTCTGTCCGCCTACGAGTTCCCCGGCGACGACCTGCCGATCGTGCGGGTCTCCGCGCTGAAGGCGCTCGAGGGCGACGCCGAGTGGCAGGGCAAGCTTCTCGAGCTCATGGCCGCGGTCGACGAGTCGATCCCGGAGCCCGTGCGCGACACCGAGAAGCCGTTCCTGATGCCGATCGAGGACGTCTTCACGATCACCGGTCGTGGCACCGTCGTCACCGGCAAGGTGGAGCGCGGTGTGCTCAAGACCAACGAGACCGTCGAGATCGTCGGTATCAAGGAAAAGAGCACCACCACCACGGTCACCGCGATCGAGATGTTCCGCAAGACGCTCGACGAGGCCATGGCCGGTGAGAACTGCGGTCTGCTTCTTCGTGGCATCAAGCGCGAGGACGTCGAGCGCGGCCAGGTCGTCGTGAAGCCGGGCTCGATCACTCCCCACACGGAGTTCGAGGCCAACGTCTACATCCTGTCCAAGGATGAGGGCGGCCGGCACACGCCGTTCTACGACTCCTACCGTCCGCAGTTCTACTTCCGGACGACGGACGTCACGGGCGTCGTGAAGCTCCCCGAGGGCACCGAGATGGTCATGCCCGGTGACAACACCGAGATGAGCGTCTCGCTGATCCAGCCCATCGCCATGGAGGACGGCCTGCTCTTCGCTATCCGCGAGGGTGGTCGTACCGTCGGCTCGGGCCGCGTCACCAAGATCCTCAAGTAA